From Tubulanus polymorphus chromosome 9, tnTubPoly1.2, whole genome shotgun sequence, a single genomic window includes:
- the LOC141911087 gene encoding putative pyruvate dehydrogenase E1 component subunit alpha, mitochondrial yields the protein MLRRACTSLRSIKITQGYCAALSRCYSDVATEATFELKPFKLHKIDDALPTETTVTRDDALRYYEQMQTIRRMETAAGNLYKEKQVRGFCHLYSGQEACCVGMKASLLSDDAVITAYRAHGWTYMMGVSPHAVLAELTGRKTGCAHGKGGSMHMYAPNFYGGNGIVGAQVPLGAGIAFAQKYNETKNLTVAAYGDGAANQGQVFEAYNIAKLWDLPVIFVCENNHFGMGTSVDRASACTDYYTRGDYIPGVWADGMDVLTIREATKYCADWCRSGKGPILLEVSTYRYHGHSLSDPGTSYRTREEIQEVRQTRDPIAQFRQKIISENLAEEAELKKIDQTVRKEIDEAVKKAKTDPELPNEELFSDIFVRQSGLKVRSCDPDIMIQT from the exons ATGCTTCGACGCGCCTGCACCAGCTTGAGGTCTATCAAAATAACACAG ggATACTGCGCCGCTTTGTCGAGATGTTATTCCGATGTCGCAACAGAAGCTACATTTGAATTAAAG CCGTTCAAATTGCACAAGATCGACGACGCGTTGCCGACGGAAACGACCGTTACCCGCGACGATGCGTTGCGTTACTACGAACAGATGCAGACGATTCGACGTATGGAAACTGCCGCCGGTAATCTGTACAAAGAGAAACAAGTTCGCGGTTTCTGTCATCTTTATTCCGGACAG GAGGCGTGTTGCGTCGGAATGAAAGCGTCTCTTCTATCGGACGACGCCGTGATCACCGCGTACCGCGCCCACGGCTGGACGTACATGATGGGCGTTTCGCCTCACGCCGTGCTCGCCGAGTTAACCGGGCGTAAGACCGGCTGCGCTCACGGTAAGGGCGGCTCCATGCATATGTACGCGCCGAATTTCTACGGAGGAAACGGAATCGTCGGAGCccag GTGCCGCTCGGGGCCGGAATCGCGTTCGCGCAGAAATACAACGAAACCAAGAATCTGACGGTGGCCGCGTACGGCGATGGCGCCGCCAATCAGGGGCAGGTATTCGAGGCGTACAACATCGCCAAGTTGTGGGATTTACCGGTGATATTCGTGTGCGAGAACAATCACTTCGGGATGGGCACGAGCGTCGACCGCGCGTCTGCCTGCACCGATTACTATACACGCGGCGACTACATTCCCGGCGTTTGG GCCGATGGTATGGACGTTTTAACGATTCGCGAGGCGACGAAATACTGCGCCGACTGGTGCCGATCGGGAAAAGGTCCGATTCTACTGGAAGTATCGACGTATCGATACCATGGACACAGTCTTAGTGACCCGGGAACTAG TTATCGAACTCGTGAAGAAATCCAGGAAGTTCGACAGACGCGAGACCCGATCGCGCAATTCAGACAGAAAATCATCTCCGAGAACTTAGCGGAGGAGGCTGAACTCAAG AAAATCGACCAGACGGTTCGCAAAGAGATCGACGAAGCGGTGAAGAAAGCGAAAACCGACCCGGAATTACCGAACGAGGAACTCTTCTCCGACATCTTCGTCAGACAGTCGGGACTGAAAGTGCGTTCATGCGACCCGGACATAATGATTCAAACCTAA